A section of the Amycolatopsis sp. AA4 genome encodes:
- a CDS encoding VOC family protein produces MAYLHLTAIIVDDYDEAIDFFTRALGFDLVEDSPSLTNDGRPKRWVVVRPPGGETGLLLARADGERQARAVGDQHAGRVGFFLRVDDFAASYQRMRDAGVEFLGEPRTEPYGQVVVFRDIAGNRWDLLGPAAS; encoded by the coding sequence TCATCGTCGACGACTACGACGAGGCGATCGACTTCTTCACCCGCGCGCTGGGTTTCGACCTGGTCGAGGACTCGCCGTCGCTCACCAACGACGGCCGCCCCAAACGGTGGGTGGTCGTCCGTCCGCCCGGCGGCGAAACCGGCCTCCTCCTCGCGCGGGCCGACGGCGAGCGGCAAGCGCGTGCGGTCGGCGACCAGCACGCCGGTCGCGTCGGGTTTTTCCTGCGGGTGGACGATTTCGCGGCGAGTTATCAGCGGATGCGCGACGCGGGGGTCGAGTTCCTCGGCGAACCGCGGACCGAGCCGTACGGCCAGGTCGTCGTGTTCCGGGACATCGCGGGCAACCGCTGGGACCTGCTCGGACCGGCCGCGTCCTGA
- a CDS encoding lipoate--protein ligase family protein encodes MPSGSEVRAEFADPAENLAFDEALLREGPTEPVVWLWRNPVCVVVGRGQRIAREVRVDECARDGVPVLRRASGGGTVFHDPGNLNVTLVLPGPSPRPLEMLGLVMSAAVEKLGLPARIGDRGIFVGDAKLCGFAVFRTKDVLLAHSTLLVDTDAARVGAYLTGPPPDPKPLDSHRSKVASLLDHGVRLPLAEVEDTVRAAAAGLLGPLPPREPTAGELERQRALLWSRYEYPDWHAEGRQRS; translated from the coding sequence ATGCCGAGCGGGTCGGAAGTCCGAGCCGAGTTCGCCGACCCAGCCGAAAACCTGGCGTTCGACGAAGCACTGCTGCGCGAGGGTCCGACCGAGCCGGTGGTGTGGCTGTGGCGCAACCCGGTGTGCGTCGTGGTCGGCCGGGGACAGCGGATCGCGCGCGAAGTCCGCGTGGACGAATGCGCTCGCGACGGCGTTCCGGTGCTGCGGCGAGCCAGCGGCGGCGGCACGGTGTTCCACGACCCGGGCAATCTCAACGTGACGCTCGTGCTGCCCGGCCCCTCGCCGCGTCCGCTGGAAATGCTCGGCCTGGTGATGTCCGCCGCAGTAGAGAAACTCGGTCTCCCCGCCCGGATCGGCGACCGCGGGATCTTCGTCGGCGACGCGAAACTGTGCGGCTTCGCGGTGTTCCGGACCAAAGACGTGCTGCTGGCGCATTCGACGCTGCTGGTCGACACCGATGCCGCTCGCGTCGGCGCGTATCTCACCGGTCCGCCGCCGGACCCGAAGCCGCTGGACTCGCACCGGAGCAAGGTGGCGTCTTTGCTCGACCACGGCGTGCGGTTGCCGTTGGCGGAAGTGGAAGACACCGTCCGCGCGGCCGCGGCGGGACTCCTCGGTCCGCTTCCGCCGCGCGAACCGACGGCAGGAGAGTTGGAGCGGCAGCGAGCGTTGCTGTGGAGCCGCTACGAATATCCCGACTGGCACGCCGAGGGACGCCAACGTTCGTAA